The genomic interval CACAAAATCTTTCACGTTGCGCGATGGCACTTTCTGCGGGTTGACCAGCAACACGAAGTCTGCCGTCACCACCTGGCTCACGGCCACGAAATCCTTGGCCGGGTCGTAGGGCAGCTTGTTGTAGCTGCTGGGCGCAATGCTGAGCTGCCCGGTTTCACCCAGCATCAGGGTGTAGCCATCTGGCGCAGCCCGGGCTGCCTCGCCAGCGGCAATCAGCCCGCCCGCGCCGGGCTTGTTGTCCACAATCACGCCCTGGTTGCCCCAGCCCTCCGAGAGCCTTTGCGCCAGCAGCCGCGCCACGATGTCCGGGCCCGTGCCCGCCGGAAACCCCACGATGATGCGCACGGGCTTGTTGGGGTAGTCCGTCGCCTGCGCGAGGGCGCCGGTGAAAGGCACGAGGCCCGCCACCACCACGGCCGCGGCGGCCGCCGCGCTGCGCAGGGCATGGCGGCGGGAGAACGGGCGGGGCAGGCTGCGGGTGGGCGTGGAAAAAGAGGTCATGACAGAGTCTCCAGGGTGTTGTTGTGTGCAGTCAGTGAACGAAGGGGAACAAACAAAATACGATGGACGCGGCTACATCAGCTCCCAGAACCGCATGACCACTGCGTCAGGAAAACGCGCCCCGGTTCCTGTGAACATGCGCTCGCTGATCCACCGCAGCGCGGGCGAAGCGGTCTCAAAGCGCGGGCTGCAGCGAAAGTAGATTTGCGCGGGGTCCACCTCTTCGCCGCGCAGAATCCGGGCCATGAGTTCGGGCGGGCCGGATCGCACCGCGCGGTTGTGTACGTAGACCAGGTCGCCAGCGTCCGTCTGCAGTGTGTAGCGGGCGTCCAGCTCGGCCAGGGTGCTGCTCACGATCAGCTGAAAATCCGCCCCACCCTGCAGCACCCTCGCCTGCCAGCCGTCGCCCACGGCCCGCCCGCCGGTGATGGGTATCAGCCGGCGCAAACCATGCACGGTGCTGCCGACTTCCTGCGGCGTGCCGACCTCCACGCGCAGATCGGCAAAAAATCGCAGACGGGGTTCCATCAAAGGCACGTTTTCGCTCATGGCTCCAGCTTTCGGGTGACAAGAAAGGTTCAGCGGGCTTAGCGTAAGTCCCGTGGCGCTTGACCCGTGTCATCCCTGAAGATGACAGCATGACAACGCCTGCCTGGCACCCCACCCACCACCCATGAGGCACTGGCTTCCAGCAAGTACAGCCGACAACCGCGTGGCGCCTGCACCCAACCTCACGGGCTCAGCGCTGGGCGCGATGGTGCACCGGCTCGGTGATGACGGGTTTGCCCGCAGCATGCTGCAAGAGCTGGCGCCCGTGCTGCCCGCCGCCTCGTGGTCGGTGTACCGCACGGGGCGCCAGTGCCGGCCCACGCTGTTCATGTCGGCCAGCCACGGCATTCCGGACACCACGCAGGACTGCTGGTGGGCGTATCTGTCGGGCCCCTACCGGACCGACCGTACCTGGGGTGAGGCGTCGGTCACCGCCCCCGGCACCCGGTTGTGCCATCTCACCGCCAGCGAAGTGGGTGGCGAACACCAGGCCCGCGTGTACGAAGCCCATGGCATGGCTGAGCGCGTGTCCATCGTCAAACATGAAGCTGACGGCTCGGTGTTCGCCGTCAACTTCTACCGCCACCAGCACCAAAAGCCCTTTCAGGACCGGGAGATCAGCGACTTCGAGGGCATGGCCCCGGTGCTGCTCGCGCTGACCCGCAAACACATTGCCCTGGCCCAGCGCCCCGGCGCGCTGACGCAAGGTGTTGAAATGACGGCTGCTTCGGCCCCGCCATCGCTGTCCCACAGCCTGCCCGCCCTGCGCGAACGCCTGCTGCGCGCCCACGCCGGGCTGACCGGGCGCGAGCTGGACGTGTGCGCCCGCCTGCTGCAAGGCATGACGCAAGAGGGCATCGCCTGCGACCTGGGCCTGAGCCTGCCCACCGTCAAAACCTACCGCAATCGCGCATTCAGCCGCCTGGGCATCCACTTTCGCAACGAGCTGTTTGCGCTGGCGCTGGGCACCCAACGCGGCGCTTAGCCCCCGCCAACCACGCATGGGCACAATGCCTGCCCATGCCCAGCCTGCCGCCGTCGCCCGCTCCACCCACGCCCCCCGCAGGCCGTGCCCATGTGGTCGCGCAATGGGCCCAGGCCCTGCGCAACCGGGCCAACAGCGCCGCCCTGCAAGCGCTGCCCCCGCTGACCGATGCCGAAGCCGCACAGGTGATGGCGCAATTGCGGGGCGAGGGAAGCCACCGAACTGCGTCAGCCCCACCCGATGGTGTTGCTAAGGGCCACTTCCGCCCGCGCATCACCCTCATGACCCTGGGCCGGGGCGACGGCCTGCTGGGCATGGCGCCCCAGGGCAAGCTGGGGCCGCGCGGCGACAGCGTGACGCTGGTGCAGATTGACTGGACCTACCGCACTGACGATGGCGCCCACTGGCAGACGCCTGCCCCCACGTCCATCCTCAACGCCCGCCCCGCCCCCGTGCAAGACCTGTTCGACACCGGCGGTCCGGTGGTGCGCATGCAGCGCAACCTGGGTGCCGAGGCCGACGCCATGGACCGCGTGTGGGACCTGGGACTGATCCCCGTGGACGCGAGCAAGCTGCAATGGCGCCACCGCGCCACAGCCGCCACGCTGGGCCCCGTGTGGACGCTGGCGCAGGAGGCCCACTTTGGCGACTTCTGGGCCGAACAGATCCCCCAACTGCGCGCCGAGGGCTGGAGCGTGGTGGTGCAGCCCGGCTTTGCACACGAAAGCGTGCCCGTGTTGCGCTGGAAGCTGCTGATCGCCCCCGACACCGGTGAGCTACTGGGCAAGGAAGTGGACGGCCCGCTGGCCCTGCGCGAACGCCCGGTGCAAAAGCTGCAACTGCCCGAGCGCGAAGGCGCCTGGCTGCTGAGCCTGGGCATAGAAATCGACGGCGAAACGCTGGACCTGGCCCCCATGCTGGCCGACCTGCTGCGGCGCGACGCCCGTTGGCTCAACGCCCGGCAGATGGCCGCCATTGACGACATCGACATGATTTCGCTGCGCGCACCGGGCGGCAAACGCATCGACGCGCCGGCCGGGCCGCTCAAGGCCATCGTGGGCGCGATGGTGGACCTGCTGACCGACCCCACACGCAACCAGCGCAAGGACGGCGACCCGCTGCACCTGGGCGCGTGGGAAGCGCGCCGCATCGAAGCCCTGCGTGCCGGCCTGGTGTTGGCCCACCGCGTGGGCACGGTCAATGGCTGGAACAACGACTGGCAGCTGCAGGGCGACGTGGGCCTGGCCCAGCTCGCCCAGCGCCTGCGCGCCATCGGCACCCCGCAGCCGGTGGCCGCGCCGCAGGGACTTCAGGTGCAACTGCGCCCCTATCAACTGGAGGGCCTGGCCTGGCTGCAGTACCTGCGCGCGCAGGGCCTGGGCGGCATATTGGCCGACGACATGGGGCTGGGCAAAACCGCACAGGCCCTGGCCCATGTGCTGGCCGAGAAAGAGGCAGGACGTCTCACCCGCCCCGCCCTCATCGTGCTGCCCACTTCGCTGCTCTTCAACTGGCATGCCGAGGCCGCCCGCATGGCCCCGGGTCTGCGCGTGCTGGCGCTGCACGGTGCGAGCCGTGGCCAGCGCTACCTGCAGATTGCCGACCACGACCTGGTGCTGACCACCTACCCGCTGCTCTGGCGCGATGTGGAGGCGCTGGCCGCACAGCCATTCCACCTGCTGATCCTGGACGAAGCGCAGATGGTGAAGAACGCGGGCAGCCGCAGCGCCCGCGCCCTGCGCAAGCTGCAGGCTCCACACCTGCTGTGCCTGACGGGCACGCCGCTGGAGAACCACCTGGGCGAGCTGTGGGCGCAGTTCGACTTCTTGATGCCCGGCTTTCTGGGCGATGTGCGCAGCTTCAACGCCCGCTGGCGCAAGCCCATCGAGGAGAACGGCGAAACCCTGCGCGCCCAGTTGCTGGCCCAGCGCGTGCGCCCTTTCATCCTGCGCCGCCGCAAGCAGGATGTAGCCACCGAGCTGCCGCCGCGCACCGAGGTCATCCAGCGCGTGCAGCTGCAGGGCAAACAACGCGAGCTGTACGAGGCCGTGCGCACCACAGCCGACAAACAGGTGCGCCGCGCGCTGGAGCGCCAGAGCTTTGATGGTGCGCAGATCACCATCCTCGATGCGCTACTGAAATTGCGCCAGGTCTGCTGCGACCCCAGGTTGGTGAAGGGCACCACGAAGACGGCGCACACCATGGAGCGCGCCAAGCTGGAGCTGCTGGCCGACATGCTGCCCGCCCTGGTCGACGAAGGCCGCCGCGTGCTGGTGTTCTCGCAGTTCACCGAAATGCTGGGCCTGGCGGCCGAGCTGCTCGACACCCTGGCCCTGCCCTACCTCACCCTCACCGGCCAGACGCCACCCCGCCAGCGCGGCGCGGTGGTGCGGCAGTTCCAGGCACAGGACGAGACCAGCGCCCCCATCCTGCTGGTGAGCCTCAAGGCCGGTGGCCTGGGCCTGAACCTCACCGCCGCCGACACCGTGATCCACCTCGACCCCTGGTGGAACCCCGCCGTCGAAGAGCAGGCCACCGCGCGCGCCCACCGCATCGGGCAGAACCAGCCCGTGTTTGTCTACAAGCTGGTGGTGGAAGGCAGCATCGAAGAACGCATGCTGGAGCTGCAAGCCCGCAAGGCCGCGCTGGCCCAGGGCGTGCTGGGCCACGACGCCGAGGGTGCGGTCAAATTCAGCGAGGCCGACCTGCACGCCCTGCTGGCGCCTTTGAGTGAACCCGCCAACAATCCGCTGGGCATACCCGGCGCAGACGCGCTGCGCTGGGGCGGCACGGGCAAGCGCCGGCCCAGGCCGCTGCAGCCGCCAGAAGTTTGAGTGTTTTTGGCCTCTAGCGCTTATCCAGAAAGCGCTAGATGCTATGAATTGTGTAGCAAACCATCTGCCCTGCGCCGCGTTTTTCTGCCCCGCCGCTCCTGCCGAATAGCGCCCACCACCATGACCAACCCCACCAGGCCTGCACCGGCGGTGAAGCAGGCGATCACCAGGTTCCAGACCAGCGGGCCGGCGCGCAGGCTGCGGTCCACCACGGACTCCGCGGGGTTCTGTGGATTGACCCACACCTGCACCGGCACGCCCCTGCGCTGTGCGTTGTGCAGCCGGTCCGCCAGCTCCTGGTGAAAGCTGCGAAAGCTGTCGCCCGAGCCATCCACGGCGGCGCGTGCGCCGGTGTGTTGCGTGCCTTGTGCCACGTAGCGATAGCGCACCACGGCCGCGTAATACATGCCGCCACGTGCCATGGCACCCTGGTGCAGCCGGGCAGACTCCACCTGCGCAGGCACCGGCTGCCAATGGCGCATGCGCGCCCAGTCGGCCACCGTGGGCACCACGCTGAAGGCGAGCAGGGCCAGGCCAGTGGCCAGCAGCACCACAGCCACCAGCCCAAGAAGCCACTGCCACAGGATGCCGGTGCCGACGGAGGCAGCGGCCAAACGCCCTGCCCCCTGCCGCCGCAGCCGCTTGCGTGCGCTGGCCTTGCCCATCAGCGCACAGCCGCCTGAACGGGTTCCAGCGCCAGAACGCCCGCGCGCAGGTCCGCGCCGGGTTGGGCCCGTGCCAATGGCAAAGGCTCGCAGGTCGCTGTGCAGCAAGGCATGGGTGCGATTTCCTCCCGAAAAAAAGTACTGTGGGTTCGCCCACCGGTCCATCCGCAGCGCTTGGGCGCACGAACAAGGCGGTAGAGGGGGTGCAGTCTAGAAGATCGCTTCGGGCCAGGGGGACGGCAAAGTGACTTCATCGAAGGAAGTTTGAGGTACTTTTCGGCTTCAACGCTTATCCATCAAGCGCCATAAGCCATCACATCGATAGCAATCACAAGCCTTTCTACGCCACTAACAGCCAGCGCACACTGGCGCAGAATTCGAAAGCAAGCTTCGGAGTGCACCACGCGGGCTGCCTGCCTAGAGTGGCAGGCATCGCAAACTCCCATTCCGAGCTGCCATGATGTTCACCGACCACCCTTGCGTCACCATGCCCCGCCATACCCCCAGCACGAAGGCCCAGCTTGCCGCCACCGCCACTCAGGCCGACCCGCGCTGGGCGGCAGTGGCGGCGCGCAGCGCGGCGGCGGACGGCAGCTTCTGGTATTCGGTGTTGACCACGGGCGTGTACTGCCGCCCCAGTTGTGCTGCGCGTGCACCCCGGCCGGAGAACGTGCGGTTTCATGACAGCTGCGCGGATGCAGAAGCCGCAGGCTTTCGCCCCTGCCAACGCTGCAAGCCCCGGCAGCCCACGGCGTTGTCGCACCACGCCGCGCTGGTCACCGAGGCCTGCCGCATCATCGAAGGCGCTGCCGCCGGTGAAGCGCCCACGCTGGATGCGTTGGCCGCCCAGATGGGCCTGAGCCCGTCGCACCTGCACCGCATCTTCAAGCAGTCCACGGGCCTCACGCCCAAGGCGTATGCCGCCGCCCAGCGTGCGCAGCGCCTGCGCAGTGCGCTCGACAACGCACACACGGCCTCGGTGACGGACGCGATCTACAGCGCGGGCTACCAGTCCAGCAGCCGCTTTTACGAACAGTCGGTCCAGGTCCTGGGCATGACGCCCAGCCACTACCGTGCAGGCGGTGCGGCGCAGGACATCCGCTTTGCCATCGGCCAGTGCTCGCTGGGTGCCATCTTGGTGGCGCAAAGCGACCGGGGCATCTGCGCCATCTTGCTGGGGGACGATGCCGACACCCTGGCGCGCGACCTGCAGGACCGGTTTGCGCACGCCCACCTGATCGGCGGGGATGCCGCGTTTGAAGCCCTGGTGGCGCAGGTGGTGGCGTTTGTCGAGGCCCCGGGCCTGGGGCTGAACCTGCCGCTGGACGTGCGCGGCACGGCGTTTCAGCAGCGCGTGTGGCAGGCCCTGCAGGCCATCCCCGCCGGGCAGACTGCAAGCTATGCCGAGGTGGCCCAGCGCATAGGCGCCCCCACCGCCGTGCGCGCCGTGGCGCAGGCCTGCGCGGCCAATGCGCTGGCGGTGGCCATACCCTGCCACCGGGTGGTGAAAAGTGATGGCGCGTTGTCGGGCTACCGGTGGGGCGTGGAACGCAAACGTGCGCTGCTGGCGCGTGAAGCCGCGCCAGAGCCCGCACAACCGCTGGCGGAGAAGGTGGCATGAACGCTGTCCCGCTGCCTCACCACCCCGATCCGCAGAACGACGACTGGGCGCAGCGTGCGGCCTCCATCGATTGGTACACAACCACCGAGGCCCTGCACCAGCAAGGCAATGCGGTACTGCCGCAACTGCTCAGTGCCCCCGAATGCGCCGCGCTGGCCCGCCTGTATGGCGACGCAAATGAAAACACCTTCCGCAGCCGCGTGGTGATGCAGCGCCACGGCTTTGGCCAGGGCGAATACCGGTACTTCAGCTACCCGCTGCCCGGTGTGGTGGCCGGGCTGCGCGAGGCGCTGTACCCGCACCTGGCGCCCATTGCCAACCAGTGGAACGCCGCCATGGGCCTAGCCGTGCGCTACCCCGCGCAGCATGCCGACTTCATCGCCCGCTGCCACGCCGCTGGCCAAGTGCGCCCCACCCCGCTGCTGCTGCAATACGGCGCTGGCGACTACAACTGCCTGCACCAGGACCTGTATGGCGAGCATGTGTTTCCGCTGCAGGTCGCGGTGCTGCTGTCAGAGCCCGGGCGCGACTTCACGGGCGGCGAACTCGTGTTGACCGAGCAGCGCCCGCGCATGCAGTCGCGGGCCGAGGTGGTGCCGCTTTTGCGCGGCGACGCCGTGGTGTTTGCCGTGCACCACCGCCCCGTGCAGGGCACGCGCGGGCCGTACCGGGTGCAGATGCGCCACGGGGTGAGCCGTTTGCGCAGCGGGCGGCGGCACACACTGGGCATCATTTTTCATGATGCTGAATGACTGCCCCCAGGGATTGACCGCGTGATGACCCCCAGCCTTTTCGACGACCCGCCCCAGCCTGCCCAGCCGCCCGAGGTGCTGGAGCCCAGCGCCATGGTGCTGCGCGGCTTTGCGCTGGAAAAGGCCGCAGACCTGCTGCAAGCGGTGCAGCAGATCACGGCCCAGGCGCCCTTCAGGCACCTCATCACCCCCGGCGGCCTGCGCATGTCGGTGGCGATGACCAACTGTGGAAAGCTGGGCTGGGTGAGCGACCGCAGCGGCTACCGCTACGACCCCATCGACCCCGACGGCGGCAAACCCTGGCCTGCGATGCCGCCGCTGTTCCGTCAGCTGGCGCTCGAAGCGGCTGCAACTGCCGGCTTCCCCGGCTTTGCGCCCGATGCCTGCCTCATCAACCGCTACGCGCCCGGCACGCGGCTGTCGCTGCACCAGGACAGGGACGAGGGCAACTACGCGCATCCCATCGTGTCGGTGTCACTGGGCATTCCGGCCGTGTTTCTGTGGGGCGGAGCCCAGCGGGCCGGCAACGCGCGGCGAATTGCGCTGATGCATGGCGACGTGGTGGTGTGGGGCGGCCCGGCGCGGCTGCGGTTTCATGGGGTGTTGCCGCTGCCGGAGGGCACGCACCCACTGACGGGCGCCCACCGCATCAACCTCACGTTTCGCAAGGCGGGCTGATCCGCACCCCGTTCACCGGGGATAGCCGGTGGCCTGGGCCACCCTGGCCAGCATCTGCTCTGCCACGGGGCGGCCGCGCAGGCTGTCGGCAATGGTCACGCTCTCGCCATTGCGCAGGCTCACCTGCACGCGGAAAAAGGTAGTGTGCTGGTGGCCGCTTTGCTGGGTGTAGCTTTCCTTGATGTGCAAGCGGGCAATGTCTTTTGCGGGCACGCGCTGCCAGGCCAGCATCAGGCCCAGCAGGCGGCGTTCGGTGCGCAGACCCTGCCGGTCCAACTGCACAGTCAGGCTGTTGCACAGCGCGTAAAAGCCCCACGCCAGCATGGCACCACCCACACCGCCAAACGCCACCGGAAACAACGCGGGTGCACCGCTGTATCCCGCCCACATCCCCATGCCAAAGAAAGCGCCGCCCATCACCAGCCACAGCAGGTTCTGCCGCCACAGGCGGCCATAGGGCTGGTACAGCCGCAAGCCGCCTTCCACCGGCTCGATATCGCTCACTGCGTCCAGCTCGGCATCGCGCCGGGCCTGCGCGTGCGGGTGCTTGGCGGCGTCGTGTGCGAGCCAGGTGGATTCGGTACCCGTGGCATACACGGGCACTTCAAACCGACGCGAGAACTTCAGCGCGGGATCGGTGCTTTCCAGCAGCACCGTCCAGTGGTGTTCGCTGTCGCCCGCGGGCTGCTCGGACTCGGGCAGGCCCTTGGGCACATTCAGCCGGAACGCGACGCGGCTGCCCGGACCCTGCGGCTGCACCTGCGCCGCGCCCTCGCCCTGCCACACCACCTGTTCGCGCGACTCGGTGCTGCGCTCGCTGCCTCCCGTGCGGGTCTGGTAGTGGTAGGCGCAGCGCAGCGTGACCGCAAAGCGCAACTCAGGCCGGTAAGGCACCGTGGGCAAATCCATCGTGGCGCCCACATGCCCGCCAATGGAGCCGGGGAAAGGGTCCATCACCAGGACCACCTCGCCATGGCGCCGCGCATCCAGCGTGGCGCGCACGGCCCACACCAGCAGGCCCAGTCCCACGGCCACCAGCAGGCCCAGAACCCCCAGCACCAGGAAGTTGTCGTTGCGCCACGCCCGGGGCATGGCCGACAGCGCGGCCGGGTACGCAATGGCGCCCCACACCACGGCAAAGCCCCACGCCACCCACACCTCCCAGCGCTTGCCAGAGCGTATGTGGTTGCCGGCCCAGGCCGGGTGGGCGAGCCACGGCGGGTTGCCCACGGTCTGCAGCCGCTGCGCCTTGCGTTCACCACTGCGCCGCAGGTGCAGCGCCCACACCAGCATGCCGAGGCCAAAGCCGCCAAATACCACCACAAAGATCATCCGAAAACCCAGCAAACCCAGGCGCAGACTGCGGTCGGCCACGGACTGCGCGGGCGCCGACGGGTTGAACCACACGGGTACCGGCACTGCGCTGTGCTGCGCAGCCACCAGGCGCCGCCCCAGGTCTTGCTGAAAGCTGCCCACGTTGTCTGCCGAGGTGTTGATGGCCGCTCGGTGGCCGTCGTAGGTCGTACCGCCCACCTGGTAGCGGTAGTGCACCGAAACGCTGTACGTGCTGGCCGACTTGCTCCCCCGGTGCGTGTTCAGCGAAGCCGACACCACGGTGGCAGAAACCGGCTCCCAGAACTGCAAGCGCGACCAGTCATACAGCGTGGGCAGCACGCCCAGCAGCAGCGTGCCAATGCCGACGGCCGTAAACGGCAGTGCGAACAGCATCAGGAACCAGGTGCCGCTTTTGTTGCCTGGGTTCTTGCCTTGGTTCTTGCCCGCAGATGCCTGCGGGGCCGCGCCGCCATTGCGCCGCCGTGCCGGGTTGGCCATTCACCCTCCCTCCCTGTGCGTGCCCCCATGCCGGGGGCTTTGTTCTTCCGGAAACCGGGCGGCGCTGATTCTGCGGCCTGCCGCCGCCGCAGGCCAGCGCGTTTTGCCACCGGGGTGCACCCTGCGGGCGAATTCACACGGAAATATGAATCAAAATAACCTCCGGCGCTTATCCATAAAGCGCGAGCAGCTATAAAAACAGAAGCGAACCCACCATGGCGTGCCCTGGCCTGCCGTGTATGCACACCACCACACCTTTGCCAAAATGGCGCGCATGACTGCCTCCTCCACGCCGCGCCCTGCGCACTACTGGCTCATGAAATCCGAGCCCGACGAGTGCTCCATTGACGACGCCCTGGCCGCCCCCGGCGCCACCGTGCCCTGGACGGGCGTGCGCAACTACCAGGCGCGCAACTTCATGCGCGATGCGATGCAGGTGGGCGACGGCGTGCTGTTCTACCACTCCAGCTGCCCCGAACCCGGCATTGCCGGCCTTGCGCGGGTGGCCAGCACCACCCGGCCCGATCCCACGCAGTTCGACCCCGCCTCGCCTTATTACGACCCCAAATCCCCGCCCGATGCACCCCGCTGGCTGTTGCTGGATGTGCAGGCTGTGCGCAAGACCCGGCTGATGCCCCTGGCCGAGCTGCGCGAGCGCCCGGAGCTGGCCGACATGCGCGTGCTGCAAAAAGGCAGCCGCCTTTCCATCACCCCGGTGGATGCCGCGCACTGGGATCGCATCGTGGCACTGCTGGACGGTGGCGGCTGACCGAGCGCCCCCTGCAGCTGCTGCACCTCTTGC from Acidovorax sp. FHTAMBA carries:
- a CDS encoding DUF3237 domain-containing protein codes for the protein MSENVPLMEPRLRFFADLRVEVGTPQEVGSTVHGLRRLIPITGGRAVGDGWQARVLQGGADFQLIVSSTLAELDARYTLQTDAGDLVYVHNRAVRSGPPELMARILRGEEVDPAQIYFRCSPRFETASPALRWISERMFTGTGARFPDAVVMRFWELM
- a CDS encoding LuxR family transcriptional regulator, which codes for MRHWLPASTADNRVAPAPNLTGSALGAMVHRLGDDGFARSMLQELAPVLPAASWSVYRTGRQCRPTLFMSASHGIPDTTQDCWWAYLSGPYRTDRTWGEASVTAPGTRLCHLTASEVGGEHQARVYEAHGMAERVSIVKHEADGSVFAVNFYRHQHQKPFQDREISDFEGMAPVLLALTRKHIALAQRPGALTQGVEMTAASAPPSLSHSLPALRERLLRAHAGLTGRELDVCARLLQGMTQEGIACDLGLSLPTVKTYRNRAFSRLGIHFRNELFALALGTQRGA
- a CDS encoding DEAD/DEAH box helicase codes for the protein MPSLPPSPAPPTPPAGRAHVVAQWAQALRNRANSAALQALPPLTDAEAAQVMAQLRGEGSHRTASAPPDGVAKGHFRPRITLMTLGRGDGLLGMAPQGKLGPRGDSVTLVQIDWTYRTDDGAHWQTPAPTSILNARPAPVQDLFDTGGPVVRMQRNLGAEADAMDRVWDLGLIPVDASKLQWRHRATAATLGPVWTLAQEAHFGDFWAEQIPQLRAEGWSVVVQPGFAHESVPVLRWKLLIAPDTGELLGKEVDGPLALRERPVQKLQLPEREGAWLLSLGIEIDGETLDLAPMLADLLRRDARWLNARQMAAIDDIDMISLRAPGGKRIDAPAGPLKAIVGAMVDLLTDPTRNQRKDGDPLHLGAWEARRIEALRAGLVLAHRVGTVNGWNNDWQLQGDVGLAQLAQRLRAIGTPQPVAAPQGLQVQLRPYQLEGLAWLQYLRAQGLGGILADDMGLGKTAQALAHVLAEKEAGRLTRPALIVLPTSLLFNWHAEAARMAPGLRVLALHGASRGQRYLQIADHDLVLTTYPLLWRDVEALAAQPFHLLILDEAQMVKNAGSRSARALRKLQAPHLLCLTGTPLENHLGELWAQFDFLMPGFLGDVRSFNARWRKPIEENGETLRAQLLAQRVRPFILRRRKQDVATELPPRTEVIQRVQLQGKQRELYEAVRTTADKQVRRALERQSFDGAQITILDALLKLRQVCCDPRLVKGTTKTAHTMERAKLELLADMLPALVDEGRRVLVFSQFTEMLGLAAELLDTLALPYLTLTGQTPPRQRGAVVRQFQAQDETSAPILLVSLKAGGLGLNLTAADTVIHLDPWWNPAVEEQATARAHRIGQNQPVFVYKLVVEGSIEERMLELQARKAALAQGVLGHDAEGAVKFSEADLHALLAPLSEPANNPLGIPGADALRWGGTGKRRPRPLQPPEV
- a CDS encoding DUF3592 domain-containing protein, whose translation is MAAASVGTGILWQWLLGLVAVVLLATGLALLAFSVVPTVADWARMRHWQPVPAQVESARLHQGAMARGGMYYAAVVRYRYVAQGTQHTGARAAVDGSGDSFRSFHQELADRLHNAQRRGVPVQVWVNPQNPAESVVDRSLRAGPLVWNLVIACFTAGAGLVGLVMVVGAIRQERRGRKTRRRADGLLHNS
- the ada gene encoding bifunctional DNA-binding transcriptional regulator/O6-methylguanine-DNA methyltransferase Ada, with the protein product MPRHTPSTKAQLAATATQADPRWAAVAARSAAADGSFWYSVLTTGVYCRPSCAARAPRPENVRFHDSCADAEAAGFRPCQRCKPRQPTALSHHAALVTEACRIIEGAAAGEAPTLDALAAQMGLSPSHLHRIFKQSTGLTPKAYAAAQRAQRLRSALDNAHTASVTDAIYSAGYQSSSRFYEQSVQVLGMTPSHYRAGGAAQDIRFAIGQCSLGAILVAQSDRGICAILLGDDADTLARDLQDRFAHAHLIGGDAAFEALVAQVVAFVEAPGLGLNLPLDVRGTAFQQRVWQALQAIPAGQTASYAEVAQRIGAPTAVRAVAQACAANALAVAIPCHRVVKSDGALSGYRWGVERKRALLAREAAPEPAQPLAEKVA
- a CDS encoding 2OG-Fe(II) oxygenase translates to MNAVPLPHHPDPQNDDWAQRAASIDWYTTTEALHQQGNAVLPQLLSAPECAALARLYGDANENTFRSRVVMQRHGFGQGEYRYFSYPLPGVVAGLREALYPHLAPIANQWNAAMGLAVRYPAQHADFIARCHAAGQVRPTPLLLQYGAGDYNCLHQDLYGEHVFPLQVAVLLSEPGRDFTGGELVLTEQRPRMQSRAEVVPLLRGDAVVFAVHHRPVQGTRGPYRVQMRHGVSRLRSGRRHTLGIIFHDAE
- the alkB gene encoding DNA oxidative demethylase AlkB, with translation MTPSLFDDPPQPAQPPEVLEPSAMVLRGFALEKAADLLQAVQQITAQAPFRHLITPGGLRMSVAMTNCGKLGWVSDRSGYRYDPIDPDGGKPWPAMPPLFRQLALEAAATAGFPGFAPDACLINRYAPGTRLSLHQDRDEGNYAHPIVSVSLGIPAVFLWGGAQRAGNARRIALMHGDVVVWGGPARLRFHGVLPLPEGTHPLTGAHRINLTFRKAG
- a CDS encoding DUF3592 domain-containing protein, which translates into the protein MANPARRRNGGAAPQASAGKNQGKNPGNKSGTWFLMLFALPFTAVGIGTLLLGVLPTLYDWSRLQFWEPVSATVVSASLNTHRGSKSASTYSVSVHYRYQVGGTTYDGHRAAINTSADNVGSFQQDLGRRLVAAQHSAVPVPVWFNPSAPAQSVADRSLRLGLLGFRMIFVVVFGGFGLGMLVWALHLRRSGERKAQRLQTVGNPPWLAHPAWAGNHIRSGKRWEVWVAWGFAVVWGAIAYPAALSAMPRAWRNDNFLVLGVLGLLVAVGLGLLVWAVRATLDARRHGEVVLVMDPFPGSIGGHVGATMDLPTVPYRPELRFAVTLRCAYHYQTRTGGSERSTESREQVVWQGEGAAQVQPQGPGSRVAFRLNVPKGLPESEQPAGDSEHHWTVLLESTDPALKFSRRFEVPVYATGTESTWLAHDAAKHPHAQARRDAELDAVSDIEPVEGGLRLYQPYGRLWRQNLLWLVMGGAFFGMGMWAGYSGAPALFPVAFGGVGGAMLAWGFYALCNSLTVQLDRQGLRTERRLLGLMLAWQRVPAKDIARLHIKESYTQQSGHQHTTFFRVQVSLRNGESVTIADSLRGRPVAEQMLARVAQATGYPR
- a CDS encoding EVE domain-containing protein → MTASSTPRPAHYWLMKSEPDECSIDDALAAPGATVPWTGVRNYQARNFMRDAMQVGDGVLFYHSSCPEPGIAGLARVASTTRPDPTQFDPASPYYDPKSPPDAPRWLLLDVQAVRKTRLMPLAELRERPELADMRVLQKGSRLSITPVDAAHWDRIVALLDGGG